From the genome of Natrinema marinum:
TTCGAAAGCATGCGTGTGTCCTATCAACACGCCAACGTTCGGAGCGGGAACGAGTCCACGCTCCTCCGATTCACGACCGACGATGGGACACGGGCGTGCATCCTCGTCGACTCCGGCGACGACGTCGATCTGGACTCGCTGCTTGGACCCGACGAGTATCTGAACGCGATCCTCCTGACACACGCACACATCGATCACTACCGGACGCTGGCGAGAAACGTTCGGCACAACGCCCCGATCTACACCTCGCCCGCGACGGCGACCGTCCTCAAGCGGGCGCTCCCGGAGGCGCGAAAGGACAACGATCTGGGCGATATCTCGGCCGCGCTCGACGCGCTCGAGCCCATCGACGACTGGACGTCGATCCTTCCCAACCTCGACGTTCGGCCCGTCCCCGCGGGCCACACGCCCGGTGGGGCAGGGTTTCTCGTCCGATTCCGGGAGACGGAGACGACCGGCGAACTCCTGAACGGCGAGCACCATCTCCTGGCGACGGGCGATTTCACCGAGCGCCCCTGTGCGGGCTATCCCGGGCTGGAGACGACTTACCCGTTCGACATCGACGCCGTCCTGTTGAACGCCTCGACCGAGGACGCCTATCCGAGCGCGCTCGACGAATCGGTGCGGACGGTCCTCGAGCGCGCCTACGCCGGCTCCCGGGTCGTCGTCGCGACGAGTTCGCTGACCGGCGTTCACTACGCGACGCTGCTGGGCCACGCGGCGGCGGCGCTCGACCGCGACCTCCCGATCACGCTCGTTGGCCAGGCCGCCAAGCTGTACGACGGACTCGGGCTCGACGACCCCGGGATCGAGACGCGGGACGTGTTCGACCGGCCCGGCGAGGTACTCGAGCAGGGCCGAGTCACGATCGGCGGGCCGGAGACGCCGACGCGGGGAAGCGCGTCTCGACTGCTCGAGGCGGTCGCGGACGACCCCGCCGCCGTGTTCGTCCAGCTCGCGACGGGCGACAGCGTGGCGGTGTCGAACGTGCGGTGTACGACGCGCTGTGTCGAACTGCGGAATCACCCGTCGATCGAGACGATCGATGACACCGTCCGCGACCTCGCGCCGACGCAGGTCGTGATCAAACACGCGATGGGAGAGACGTTAAATCGGTTCCAGCGCCGCTTCGACCGCTGTTTCACGTGGGGGACGAACGACGACGAGATCCACCGACTCTACGAGGGCGGCGAGTGGCTGGCCCCCGACTGGATCGCGGAGACGACGGCGACGAAGATCCGCACGCGACAGTGGAAAGCGATGAAAAACCGCTCGTTCGATGCGGCCGGAGCAGTTCCGACCGTCCGACGGGACTCGGTCAACCTCGCTGCGGAGGGGCTCGATCTCGAGGCGCTCGAGGACGCCTTCGCTCGATCGTCGGCGGATCCCTACGAAGCGTCGACCGCCGAGGACGAGCCGGCGACTGCGGGGACGGCGGTCGGCGTCGAAGGCGAGCCGACGACTGACGGGACGACGGCCGACGCCGAGGTGAAGGAGGCGGACGACCGGTCGCTCGAGGCGGAACTTCTCGACCGGCTTGCGGCGATCGAATCGAAACTCGAGCAGCCCGACGGGGAGACCGTCCGGGCTCGCGTCCTCACCGACGGCGACGGCGAGCAGGTCCTGCGACTCGTCGACACGGCGGATCTCGACGCGGGCGAGACCGTCGAGATCACGATTTCGACCGGCTCGTCGTAGACCGATCGCCCTCCAGTTGCACGCTCTCGTTTCTCCCCATCGCACCCCGTCGGGGATCGGGCGAACTAGTTATCACAATGACAAAGTGGCTCGTCGTGCAACGGGCTGCTACAATGTCCCTGCTCGAGCGCTTGCTCGGTGACGACACGCCCGACGAACAGGTCGACCTCGAGTCGCGCCAGAACGAGGCGGACGAGGCGCTGCGCGACGCCACGGAGCGAGCCGGCTACGCCGTCGAGGACTGCGGCGTGACCGGCGTCGCGGTCGTCAACGAAGGGCCGGACGGCGAGCCGGTCGTCGTGCCGATCGCCCGCTTCTCGCTCGGCGAGGATGTCGAGGACCCGGATATGGATCTGGTCTGGGACCTCGTCGGCGAGGCGGTCGACGCCGTGCAGGACCCCTTCGACGACGTGTTCGTTCGCCACTACGATATTCAGTTCACCTTCGATGGCGACGAACTCTTCGAGGCCGAGGAGTGTCGTCGCATCGCGCTGACCGACGACCTCGTCGACCGATTCGCGACCGATCCGGGGTTCGGGATCGACGACCTCCGCGAGGCGGTCGTCGCCGCGGACGACATCGACGATGCGATCGCGCCGGTCGCGTGGGGCGAGTGCAAAAACTACAGTCGCACGACCAACGCGGCGATCGTCACGGCCGGTGCGGCCGCCGCGGCGGGTGCTAGCGCGAGCGCCGCCTCCTGTGCCGGCGCTGGCGCGGCGGGCGGTGGCGGCGGCGCGTGCTGAGAGCCCGACGCGACTCGAGCACCGCGGTGTGACCGATCGCGCACAGTTACGGATGATGAGCGGAGATCGAGGCGGTCGACCGTCGGCGACCCACGACCTTATCGCTCGTCACGATCGTCGTCGGTCTCGGTGTGGTACTCGAGCAACCGCTGCAGCCCGGCTCTGATCGCCTCGCTTCGATTCCGATAGAGATCGTCGTCGACGAGCGATTCGATCGCCGCGAGCTGTTCGTCGGTCGCCCGGAAGGTCACCCGATCGAGGGTGGGGCCGTCCTCGAGTCGAGAGCGATTGTGCTCTGGCGTGGGGTCCGTGGGTGGGGTTCGGCTCTCCGTCATCGGCGATCACCGCCGGCCGACTCGAGGGAGGGTCGATCCGCCGCTTTCGACGCCGTGCTCGCGGTCTCGAGTAGCGGTGTGAGAGTCACGGTGACCATGAAATCGAAAGGGGGCGAGCGGTCGTAAGGGCTCGCGTAGCGGAGTGAAAGTGAAACAGTAATTCGGTCGTCGTCGCTCCTCACAGTCGCGACTCGACCTCGAGTCCGCCTCTCTTTCATAGAACAACGAACAGGTATACGGCACAACGAGTCAACCGTCAAACTGGAAGCCGCTCTCCGGAATTCGGGGAGGTACGGAAACGTCCCGACCCCCTCTTCGAAAGCACTGTCTCAGCTGAAAACCGATCGATACGTCGGCTGCCGCTCAGTCGTCGGCCGTTTCGGCGTCTGCATCCTCGCCCAGCACTTCTTCGCGGTGCTCGTCTAACAGCGGCGCGCGACCGCGGGGCTCGGGATTCGTCTCGCTCATCTTGATCGGGTTGCCCGCGATCTCGACCTTTCGGTCGGCGCCGGGCTGTTCGACGGGGTACAGCATGTCGCGTGCGTGGACGTGCGGGTCGTCGAAGATCTCTTCGGTGGTCTGGACG
Proteins encoded in this window:
- a CDS encoding MBL fold metallo-hydrolase, with amino-acid sequence MRVSYQHANVRSGNESTLLRFTTDDGTRACILVDSGDDVDLDSLLGPDEYLNAILLTHAHIDHYRTLARNVRHNAPIYTSPATATVLKRALPEARKDNDLGDISAALDALEPIDDWTSILPNLDVRPVPAGHTPGGAGFLVRFRETETTGELLNGEHHLLATGDFTERPCAGYPGLETTYPFDIDAVLLNASTEDAYPSALDESVRTVLERAYAGSRVVVATSSLTGVHYATLLGHAAAALDRDLPITLVGQAAKLYDGLGLDDPGIETRDVFDRPGEVLEQGRVTIGGPETPTRGSASRLLEAVADDPAAVFVQLATGDSVAVSNVRCTTRCVELRNHPSIETIDDTVRDLAPTQVVIKHAMGETLNRFQRRFDRCFTWGTNDDEIHRLYEGGEWLAPDWIAETTATKIRTRQWKAMKNRSFDAAGAVPTVRRDSVNLAAEGLDLEALEDAFARSSADPYEASTAEDEPATAGTAVGVEGEPTTDGTTADAEVKEADDRSLEAELLDRLAAIESKLEQPDGETVRARVLTDGDGEQVLRLVDTADLDAGETVEITISTGSS
- a CDS encoding ribbon-helix-helix domain-containing protein, producing the protein MTESRTPPTDPTPEHNRSRLEDGPTLDRVTFRATDEQLAAIESLVDDDLYRNRSEAIRAGLQRLLEYHTETDDDRDER